In Rhizobiales bacterium NRL2, a genomic segment contains:
- a CDS encoding C4-dicarboxylate ABC transporter permease — MEVALLFAMVIGLLLIGVPIAVSLGLSSIGFLLIFSDSSLGSIAQTLFNAFAGHYTLLAIPFFILASAFMSTGGVAQRIIRFAIACVGHLRGGLAIAGVFACMLFAALSGSSPATVVAIGTIVIAGMIKVGYSREFAAGVICNAGTLGILIPPSIVMVVYASAVDVSVGRMFLAGVIPGLVAGVMLMIGIYIAARIKGLPAQPWAGFREILESAMDAAWGLFLIVIILGGIYGGIFTPTEAAAVAAVYAFLIANFVYKDMGPLKGGKKLWRNPAALLTAFVHPDTKATLFEAGKLTILLLFIIANALILKHVLTDEQIPQSIASAMLEAGFGPIMFLIVVNVILLIGGQFMEPSGLIVIVAPLVFPIAIELGIDPIHLGIIMVVNMEIGMITPPVGLNLFVTSGVAGMPMMAVVRAALPWLGILFLFLILVTYVPWLSTFLPTAFMGPEIITQ, encoded by the coding sequence ATGGAAGTCGCGCTTCTCTTCGCCATGGTGATCGGGTTGTTGCTGATCGGCGTGCCCATCGCCGTCAGCCTCGGCCTGTCGTCGATCGGCTTCCTGCTGATCTTTTCCGACAGCTCGCTCGGCTCCATCGCGCAGACGCTGTTCAACGCCTTCGCCGGGCACTACACGCTGCTTGCGATTCCGTTCTTCATTCTCGCCTCCGCCTTCATGTCGACGGGCGGCGTGGCCCAGCGCATCATCCGCTTCGCCATCGCCTGCGTCGGCCATCTGCGTGGCGGGCTGGCCATCGCCGGCGTCTTCGCCTGCATGCTGTTCGCGGCGCTCTCCGGCTCGTCTCCCGCAACCGTGGTCGCCATCGGCACCATCGTCATCGCCGGCATGATCAAGGTCGGTTACAGCCGCGAGTTCGCCGCCGGCGTGATCTGCAACGCCGGCACGCTGGGCATCCTGATCCCGCCCTCCATCGTCATGGTGGTCTATGCCTCCGCGGTGGACGTCTCGGTCGGGCGCATGTTCCTGGCCGGCGTCATCCCCGGCCTCGTCGCCGGCGTCATGCTGATGATCGGCATCTACATCGCCGCCCGCATCAAGGGCCTGCCGGCGCAGCCCTGGGCGGGCTTTCGGGAGATCCTGGAATCGGCGATGGATGCGGCCTGGGGCCTGTTCCTGATCGTCATCATTCTGGGCGGCATCTATGGCGGCATCTTCACGCCCACCGAAGCGGCGGCGGTGGCCGCGGTCTACGCCTTCCTGATCGCCAACTTCGTCTACAAGGACATGGGCCCTCTGAAAGGCGGCAAGAAGCTGTGGCGCAACCCGGCGGCGCTGCTGACGGCCTTCGTCCACCCGGACACCAAGGCGACGCTGTTCGAGGCCGGCAAGCTGACCATCCTGCTGCTGTTCATCATCGCCAACGCGCTGATCCTGAAGCATGTGCTGACCGACGAACAGATCCCGCAGTCCATCGCCAGCGCCATGCTGGAGGCCGGATTCGGGCCGATCATGTTCCTGATCGTGGTCAACGTGATCCTGCTGATCGGCGGTCAGTTCATGGAGCCGTCGGGCCTGATCGTCATCGTCGCGCCGCTGGTCTTTCCCATCGCCATCGAGCTCGGCATCGACCCGATCCATCTCGGCATCATCATGGTGGTGAACATGGAGATCGGCATGATCACGCCGCCCGTCGGGCTCAACCTGTTCGTGACCTCCGGCGTCGCCGGCATGCCGATGATGGCCGTGGTCCGGGCGGCGCTGCCCTGGCTCGGGATCCTGTTCCTGTTCCTGATCCTGGTGACCTACGTGCCCTGGCTGTCGACGTTCCTGCCGACGGCTTTCATGGGCCCGGAGATCATCACGCAGTAG
- a CDS encoding 3-isopropylmalate dehydrogenase, whose product MASNRKLLILPGDGIGPEVMGTVRKVIDWMDRRRAVSFDVDEDLVGGAAIDKHGAPVTDATVDKAMNCDAVLLGAVGGPKWDDLPFEQKPERGLLRLRKDLGLYANLRPALCFDSLVEASTLKPEIIAGLDIMIIRELTGGVYFGEPRGIETLPNGERRGVNTQVYTTSEIRRVAAVAFDLARKRSNRVCSVEKANVMESGVLWREEVTKLHGEQFSDVELSHMYADNCAMQLVRAPKQFDVIVTDNLFGDMLSDAAAMLTGSLGMLPSASLGDVDESGRRKSLYEPVHGSAPDIAGQGKANPLATLLSYAMSLRYTFDLPEDADLIEQAVNNVLAKGLRTPDIMAKGMAAVSTATMTDALIQELDKMAA is encoded by the coding sequence ATGGCTTCGAACCGCAAACTGCTGATCCTGCCGGGCGACGGCATCGGACCGGAGGTGATGGGCACCGTCCGCAAGGTGATCGACTGGATGGACAGGCGCCGCGCGGTGTCCTTCGATGTGGACGAGGATCTGGTGGGCGGCGCCGCCATCGACAAGCACGGCGCACCCGTGACCGATGCAACGGTCGACAAGGCCATGAACTGCGACGCGGTGCTGCTGGGCGCCGTCGGCGGACCGAAGTGGGACGACCTGCCCTTCGAGCAGAAGCCGGAGCGCGGCCTGCTGCGCCTGCGCAAGGATCTCGGCCTGTACGCCAATCTCCGCCCCGCGCTGTGCTTCGATTCCCTGGTCGAGGCCTCGACGCTGAAGCCGGAGATCATCGCCGGCCTGGACATCATGATCATCCGCGAGCTGACCGGCGGCGTCTATTTCGGTGAGCCGCGCGGCATCGAGACCCTGCCCAACGGGGAGCGCCGCGGCGTCAATACGCAGGTCTACACCACGTCCGAAATCCGGCGCGTCGCGGCGGTCGCCTTCGATCTCGCCCGCAAGCGTTCCAACCGGGTCTGCTCGGTGGAGAAGGCGAACGTGATGGAGTCCGGCGTGCTCTGGCGCGAGGAGGTGACGAAGCTCCACGGGGAACAGTTCTCCGACGTCGAGCTCAGCCACATGTACGCCGACAACTGCGCCATGCAGCTCGTCCGCGCGCCCAAGCAGTTCGACGTCATCGTCACCGACAACCTGTTCGGCGACATGCTTTCCGATGCCGCGGCGATGCTGACCGGCTCGCTCGGCATGCTGCCTTCCGCCTCGCTGGGCGACGTCGACGAGAGCGGACGGCGCAAGTCGCTCTACGAGCCGGTTCACGGCTCCGCGCCCGACATCGCCGGCCAGGGCAAGGCCAATCCGCTGGCGACGCTGCTCAGCTACGCCATGTCGCTGCGCTACACCTTCGACCTGCCGGAGGACGCGGACCTGATCGAGCAGGCGGTGAACAACGTCCTCGCCAAGGGCCTGCGCACCCCCGACATCATGGCCAAGGGCATGGCCGCCGTCTCGACGGCGACGATGACCGACGCCCTGATCCAGGAGCTGGACAAAATGGCGGCATGA
- a CDS encoding 3-isopropylmalate dehydratase small subunit, whose product MQKFDRLKAIAAPMKVNNIDTDMIIPKQFLKTIKREGLGVHLFDEARYADDGAELPDFVLNREPYRGAKILVAGKNFGCGSSREHAPWALLDFGIHCVIAESFADIFYNNCAKNGILAVSLPKEAVDYLLADAAEGLELEVDLETQTVKASNGKVFEFEIDPFRKHCLLNGLDDIGLTMQSAPAIDSFESGQKNAQPWLYRA is encoded by the coding sequence ATGCAGAAATTCGACCGGCTGAAGGCCATCGCCGCGCCGATGAAGGTCAACAACATCGACACGGACATGATCATCCCCAAGCAGTTCCTGAAGACGATCAAGCGGGAAGGCCTGGGCGTGCATCTGTTCGATGAGGCGCGCTATGCCGACGACGGCGCGGAGCTCCCGGATTTCGTGCTCAACCGGGAGCCCTATCGCGGCGCGAAGATCCTGGTCGCGGGGAAGAACTTCGGCTGCGGTTCCAGCCGCGAGCACGCGCCCTGGGCGCTGCTCGACTTCGGCATCCACTGCGTCATCGCCGAGAGCTTCGCCGACATCTTCTACAACAATTGCGCCAAGAACGGCATCCTGGCGGTCTCCCTGCCCAAGGAGGCGGTCGACTACCTGCTGGCCGACGCCGCCGAGGGTCTGGAGCTGGAGGTCGACCTGGAGACGCAGACGGTGAAGGCCTCCAACGGCAAGGTCTTCGAGTTCGAGATCGACCCCTTCCGCAAGCACTGCCTGCTGAACGGCCTGGACGATATCGGCCTGACCATGCAGTCCGCGCCCGCCATCGACAGCTTCGAGAGCGGCCAGAAGAACGCGCAGCCCTGGCTGTATCGCGCCTGA
- a CDS encoding 3-isopropylmalate dehydratase large subunit — protein MTAPRTLFDKIWDSHLVENREDGTAILYIDRHLVHEVTSPQAFEGLRTAGRQVRRPDATLAVADHNVPTTDRSVGITDEESRIQVETLEKNCADFGVPYFGMDDIRQGIVHIIGPEQGFTQPGMTIVCGDSHTATHGAFGALAFGIGTSEVEHVLATQCLLQGKSKNMRITVEGDLPVGVTAKDLILAIIGRTGTAGGTGHVIEYAGSAMRSLSMEGRMTVCNMSIEAGARAGLIAPDDVTFEYLKGRPMAPKAGAWEQAVQYWKSYASDPGARYDKEIELAAADIAPHVTWGTSPQDVAPITGRVPDPAEIDDEIQRSSMERSLTYMDLKPGVKLTDVAIDKVFIGSCTNGRIEDLRAAAAIAKGRKVAGNVYAMIVPGSGLVKEQAEQEGLDRIFVEAGFDWREPGCSMCLAMNADRLEPGERCASTSNRNFEGRQGRGGRTHLVSPAMATAAAIAGKLADVRDYQG, from the coding sequence ATGACCGCGCCAAGGACCCTGTTTGACAAGATCTGGGACTCCCATCTCGTCGAGAACCGCGAGGACGGGACCGCCATCCTCTATATCGACCGGCATCTGGTTCACGAGGTGACCAGCCCGCAGGCCTTCGAGGGCCTGCGCACGGCCGGGCGTCAGGTGCGCCGTCCCGACGCCACCCTCGCCGTCGCCGACCACAACGTCCCCACAACGGACCGCAGCGTCGGCATCACCGACGAGGAAAGCCGCATCCAGGTCGAGACGCTGGAGAAGAACTGCGCCGATTTCGGCGTGCCCTATTTCGGCATGGACGACATCCGCCAGGGCATCGTCCACATCATCGGCCCGGAGCAGGGCTTCACCCAGCCGGGCATGACCATCGTCTGCGGCGACAGCCATACCGCCACCCACGGCGCCTTCGGCGCGCTGGCCTTCGGCATCGGCACCTCCGAGGTCGAGCACGTGCTGGCGACCCAGTGCCTGTTGCAGGGCAAGTCGAAGAACATGCGCATCACTGTCGAGGGCGACCTGCCCGTCGGCGTCACGGCGAAGGACCTGATCCTGGCCATCATCGGCCGTACCGGCACCGCCGGCGGCACCGGCCACGTCATCGAATATGCGGGCTCGGCCATGCGCAGCCTGTCCATGGAAGGCCGCATGACCGTCTGCAACATGTCGATCGAGGCGGGCGCCCGCGCCGGCCTGATCGCGCCGGACGACGTGACCTTCGAATATCTCAAGGGCCGCCCCATGGCGCCGAAGGCCGGCGCCTGGGAACAGGCGGTGCAGTACTGGAAGTCCTACGCCTCCGATCCCGGCGCCCGCTACGACAAGGAAATCGAGCTCGCCGCCGCCGACATCGCGCCCCACGTCACGTGGGGCACCAGCCCGCAGGACGTGGCCCCGATCACCGGCCGCGTGCCGGACCCGGCGGAGATCGACGACGAGATCCAGCGCAGCTCCATGGAGCGATCGCTGACCTACATGGACCTGAAGCCCGGCGTGAAGCTGACCGACGTCGCCATCGACAAGGTCTTCATCGGCTCCTGCACCAACGGCCGGATCGAAGATCTGCGCGCCGCCGCGGCGATCGCGAAGGGCCGCAAGGTCGCCGGCAATGTCTACGCCATGATCGTGCCCGGTTCCGGCCTGGTGAAGGAGCAGGCCGAGCAGGAGGGCCTGGACCGGATCTTCGTCGAGGCCGGCTTCGACTGGCGCGAGCCCGGCTGCTCCATGTGCCTGGCGATGAACGCCGACCGGCTGGAGCCGGGAGAGCGCTGCGCGTCGACGTCCAACCGGAACTTCGAGGGCCGGCAGGGCCGCGGCGGGCGCACCCATCTGGTCAGCCCGGCCATGGCCACGGCGGCCGCCATCGCCGGCAAGCTGGCCGACGTCCGCGACTATCAGGGCTGA
- a CDS encoding flagellar protein export ATPase FliI, translating to MGALRTLLAELDRISSRSHYGRVSAVQGLMVEIAGIAWRLSVGARVELAARDGRPVEAEIVGFRGDQALALPFGALDGVGIGCKAAVKSDQPEIRPDVSWLGRVVNALGEPIDGGPPLIAGPRTCLLRARPPSAHLRDRVGEPLDTGVRAVNTFLTTCRGQRMGIFAGSGVGKSVLLSMFAKYTESDVAVIGLIGERGREVKEFVEDYLGPEGLARSIVVVSTSDEPPLMRRQAAHLTLTLAEFFRDEGQEVMCMMDSVTRFAMAQREIGLSAGEPPASKGYTPSVFAELPQLLERAGPGANGCAITGLFTVLVEGGDHDEPVADAVRGILDGHIVLDRSIAERGRYPAIDILKSISRTMPGCQTPEQRQVVRRGRELLATFEEMGEMIRIGAYRKGADPRIDEAIAYNPQLEAFLTQDMNEKAPLDEGFADLADIVRAERAAA from the coding sequence ATCGGCGCGTTGCGGACTTTGCTGGCTGAACTTGATCGGATCTCGTCCCGCAGCCACTACGGACGGGTTTCCGCCGTCCAGGGACTGATGGTCGAAATCGCCGGCATCGCCTGGCGCCTCAGCGTCGGTGCGCGCGTGGAGCTGGCGGCCCGCGACGGCCGCCCGGTAGAGGCCGAGATCGTCGGCTTCCGCGGCGATCAGGCGCTCGCCCTGCCCTTCGGCGCGCTGGATGGCGTCGGCATCGGCTGCAAGGCCGCCGTCAAGTCGGACCAGCCGGAAATCCGTCCCGACGTTTCCTGGCTCGGCCGGGTGGTCAACGCTCTGGGCGAGCCCATCGACGGCGGCCCGCCGCTCATCGCCGGCCCCCGTACCTGCCTGTTGCGTGCCCGCCCGCCGTCGGCGCATCTCCGCGACCGCGTGGGCGAGCCGCTGGATACCGGCGTCCGCGCCGTGAACACGTTCCTGACCACCTGCCGCGGCCAGCGCATGGGCATCTTCGCGGGCTCGGGCGTGGGCAAGTCGGTGCTGCTTTCGATGTTCGCCAAGTACACCGAGTCCGACGTCGCCGTGATCGGCCTGATCGGCGAACGCGGCCGCGAGGTGAAGGAGTTCGTCGAGGATTATCTGGGCCCCGAGGGACTGGCCCGGTCCATCGTCGTGGTCTCGACCTCAGACGAGCCGCCGCTGATGCGCCGCCAGGCCGCGCATCTGACCCTGACGCTGGCCGAGTTCTTCCGCGACGAGGGCCAAGAGGTCATGTGCATGATGGATTCCGTCACGCGCTTCGCCATGGCCCAGCGCGAGATCGGCCTCTCCGCCGGGGAGCCGCCTGCCTCCAAGGGCTACACGCCTTCGGTCTTCGCCGAATTGCCGCAGCTGCTGGAACGCGCCGGCCCGGGCGCCAACGGCTGCGCCATTACCGGCCTGTTCACCGTTCTGGTGGAGGGCGGCGACCATGACGAGCCCGTGGCCGACGCGGTGCGCGGCATCCTGGACGGCCACATCGTTCTCGACCGCTCGATCGCCGAGCGCGGCCGCTACCCCGCCATCGACATCCTGAAGTCCATCTCGCGGACCATGCCCGGCTGCCAGACGCCCGAGCAGCGCCAGGTGGTGCGCCGGGGACGCGAACTGCTGGCGACCTTCGAGGAGATGGGCGAGATGATCCGCATCGGCGCCTACCGCAAGGGCGCCGATCCCCGCATCGACGAGGCCATCGCCTACAACCCGCAGCTCGAGGCCTTCCTGACGCAGGACATGAACGAGAAGGCGCCGCTGGACGAAGGCTTCGCTGACCTGGCAGACATCGTCCGGGCCGAGAGGGCCGCAGCATGA
- a CDS encoding DNA-binding response regulator, translated as MRVLLIEDDMAMSRGIETMLASDGFNVYATDLGEEGLDLGKLYDYDIILLDLNLPDMHGYDVLKRLRVSKVDTPVLILSGMGDVGDIVKGLGFGADDYITKPFRREELVARIHAIVRRSKGHAQSVIRTGKLTVNLDTKSVEVEAQRIHLTGKEYAMLELLSLRKGTTLTKEMFLNHLYGGLDEPELKIIDVFICKLRKKLASATGGDHYIETVWGRGYVLRDPEAAEAAA; from the coding sequence ATGCGTGTGCTGTTGATTGAAGACGACATGGCGATGTCGCGCGGCATCGAGACGATGCTGGCTTCGGACGGGTTCAACGTCTATGCGACGGATCTGGGCGAGGAAGGCCTCGATCTGGGCAAGCTGTACGACTACGACATCATCCTGCTGGACCTGAACCTGCCCGACATGCACGGCTACGATGTGCTGAAGCGTCTTCGGGTTTCCAAGGTCGATACCCCGGTTCTGATCCTCTCCGGCATGGGCGACGTGGGCGATATCGTGAAGGGGCTCGGCTTCGGCGCTGACGACTACATCACCAAGCCGTTCCGCCGCGAGGAACTGGTCGCCCGCATTCATGCGATCGTGCGCCGCTCCAAGGGTCACGCCCAGTCGGTCATCCGCACCGGCAAGCTGACGGTCAACCTGGACACCAAGTCCGTCGAGGTCGAGGCCCAGCGCATCCATCTGACCGGCAAGGAATACGCGATGCTGGAGCTGCTTTCGCTCCGCAAGGGCACGACGCTGACAAAGGAGATGTTCCTCAACCATCTCTATGGCGGCCTCGACGAGCCGGAGCTGAAGATCATCGACGTCTTCATCTGCAAGCTGCGCAAGAAGCTTGCCTCGGCCACCGGCGGCGACCACTACATCGAGACGGTGTGGGGCCGCGGCTACGTGCTGCGCGATCCGGAGGCGGCCGAAGCCGCCGCCTGA
- a CDS encoding branched-chain amino acid aminotransferase has protein sequence MSNFADLDGLIWYNGELVPWQDANVHVLTHGLHYASCVFEGERVYGGEIFKLTEHSQRLVRSAELLDFEIPYSVEEIDAACRQTVEANSIVDGYVRPVAWRGSEMMGVSAQANRINLAIAVWEWPSYFAPEERLRGIRLQISKWRRPDPATAPTDSKAAGLYMICTLSKHRAESEGYQDALMLDWRGRVAEATGANIFFSKAGVLHTPTPDCFLDGITRRTAIELAGRRGIKVVERPIMPEEMADFEECFLTGTAAEVTPVREIGPYSFQPGTICEQLIADYDAEVRRKNSAAAA, from the coding sequence ATGAGCAACTTCGCCGACCTGGACGGTCTGATCTGGTACAACGGAGAACTCGTTCCGTGGCAGGACGCCAATGTGCACGTGCTGACGCATGGCCTGCACTATGCCAGTTGCGTATTCGAGGGTGAACGGGTTTATGGCGGCGAGATCTTCAAGCTGACGGAGCACAGCCAGCGCCTGGTCCGATCCGCCGAACTGCTGGACTTCGAGATCCCCTACTCGGTGGAGGAGATCGACGCGGCCTGCCGTCAGACGGTCGAGGCCAACAGCATCGTCGACGGCTATGTCCGGCCCGTGGCCTGGCGCGGCAGCGAGATGATGGGCGTCTCCGCCCAGGCCAATCGCATCAACCTCGCCATCGCCGTCTGGGAGTGGCCGAGCTACTTCGCGCCGGAGGAACGTCTGCGCGGCATCAGGCTGCAGATCTCCAAATGGCGCCGGCCCGACCCGGCCACGGCGCCCACGGACTCCAAGGCCGCCGGCCTCTACATGATCTGCACCCTGTCGAAGCACCGGGCGGAATCGGAAGGCTATCAGGACGCGCTGATGCTGGACTGGCGCGGCCGGGTGGCCGAGGCGACCGGCGCCAACATCTTCTTCTCCAAGGCCGGCGTGCTGCACACGCCGACGCCGGACTGCTTCCTGGACGGCATCACCCGCCGCACGGCGATCGAACTCGCCGGCCGGCGCGGCATCAAGGTGGTCGAGCGGCCGATCATGCCCGAGGAGATGGCCGATTTCGAGGAATGCTTCCTGACCGGCACCGCCGCCGAGGTGACGCCGGTGCGCGAGATCGGGCCCTACAGCTTCCAGCCGGGGACGATCTGCGAGCAGCTCATCGCCGACTATGACGCCGAAGTGCGCCGCAAGAACAGCGCCGCCGCGGCCTGA
- a CDS encoding MarR family transcriptional regulator, translating into MVDLNKLSSASLAPEEPAVRQAIELLFFAYRDFTSGPDEVLADFGYGRAHHRVIHFVGRNPGITVQQLLRILRITKQSLSRVLGALIHDGYIEQVKGRRDKRLRHLHLTDRGRELEAACSAPQRRLVAEAFAEAGIDAVHGYTAVLKALIDPGDRADVLAMIEKD; encoded by the coding sequence ATGGTTGACTTAAATAAGTTGAGCTCGGCCAGCCTGGCGCCGGAGGAGCCCGCGGTGCGTCAGGCGATCGAACTCCTGTTCTTCGCCTACCGCGATTTCACGTCCGGCCCCGACGAGGTCCTCGCCGATTTCGGCTATGGGCGCGCGCACCATCGCGTGATCCATTTCGTGGGCCGGAATCCGGGGATCACGGTGCAACAGCTGCTGCGGATCCTGCGGATAACCAAGCAGTCGCTCTCGCGTGTGCTGGGCGCGCTGATCCACGACGGCTACATCGAACAGGTCAAGGGCCGGCGCGACAAGCGGCTGCGGCACCTGCACCTGACCGATCGCGGACGGGAGCTGGAGGCGGCCTGCTCGGCGCCGCAACGCCGCCTGGTCGCCGAGGCTTTCGCCGAAGCCGGCATCGACGCCGTGCACGGCTATACCGCTGTACTCAAGGCGTTGATCGATCCGGGCGACCGGGCCGATGTGCTGGCCATGATCGAAAAGGACTGA
- a CDS encoding DNA-binding response regulator yields MTGLEDAAHILIVDDDSRLRDLLKRYLGANGYRVSEAPDTADAEGRLRGIVFDLLILDVMLPGEDGRSFAQRLRKLGHDVPILMLTALGEAADRISGLEAGVDDYMPKPFEPKELLLRVQAILRRERRLRTERVIRFGVYSFDRSSKRLSREGEPVRLTSGEAALLFLLSARPGETLSREALAGNIGNDGDASGRAIDVQITRLRRKLERDPRNPVHLQTVRGEGYVLHAEPADQA; encoded by the coding sequence CTGACCGGATTGGAGGACGCGGCCCACATCCTGATCGTCGATGACGACAGCCGGCTGCGCGATCTGCTGAAACGCTATCTCGGCGCCAACGGCTACCGCGTTTCCGAGGCGCCGGACACCGCCGACGCCGAAGGCCGGCTTCGGGGCATCGTCTTCGATCTGCTGATCCTCGACGTCATGCTGCCCGGCGAGGACGGGCGTAGTTTCGCACAGCGGCTGAGGAAGCTGGGCCATGACGTGCCGATCCTGATGCTGACCGCGCTGGGGGAGGCCGCCGACCGCATCTCCGGGCTCGAGGCCGGCGTCGACGACTACATGCCGAAGCCGTTCGAGCCGAAGGAACTGCTGCTCAGGGTCCAGGCCATCCTGCGCCGCGAGCGGCGTCTCAGAACGGAGCGCGTCATCCGCTTCGGCGTCTACAGCTTCGACCGCAGCTCGAAGCGCCTGTCGCGGGAGGGCGAGCCGGTGCGGCTGACCTCCGGCGAGGCCGCGCTGCTGTTCCTGCTCTCTGCCCGGCCCGGCGAGACGCTCAGCCGGGAGGCCCTGGCTGGCAATATCGGCAATGACGGCGACGCCTCGGGACGCGCCATAGACGTGCAGATCACCCGGCTCAGGCGCAAGCTGGAGCGCGACCCGCGCAATCCCGTGCATCTGCAGACCGTTCGCGGCGAAGGCTACGTCCTGCACGCGGAGCCGGCGGACCAGGCCTGA
- a CDS encoding 2-nitropropane dioxygenase, translated as MTSSLQTPIGERFGLKYPIFGFAHSIDVVCALAEAGCMGVWGATRETPEEIERGLAEIRRRVGGRPFGIDLVLPRGMPKTADKAAIEAELPEDHKAFVKGIYEKYGVPAATKPGMRSRFLRSDEVAEAQIAAVLASDVDLFACGIGAPAEAVAHAKSDGKTTLALVGSARHAEAAIRNGAEIIVAQGYDAGAHTGQIGTFSLIPQVVDACGDIPVLAAGGVATGRHIAASYALGAQGVWLGTAWLTTHEHALQDVLVGKLLAAGSDDTVISRADSGKTLRQIRSAWSEEWAAPDAPAPLKMPYQDILVGDLLGAIDEHGVEPLMHHPAGQSIAYSRERKSVANVVAELVTEAEGTLTRLS; from the coding sequence ATGACCTCTTCCCTGCAGACACCGATCGGCGAGCGCTTCGGCCTCAAATATCCGATCTTCGGTTTTGCCCACTCCATCGACGTCGTCTGCGCGCTGGCGGAGGCCGGCTGCATGGGCGTCTGGGGGGCGACGCGGGAGACGCCGGAGGAGATCGAGCGTGGCCTGGCCGAGATCCGCCGCCGCGTCGGCGGCCGTCCCTTCGGCATCGACCTGGTGCTGCCGCGGGGAATGCCGAAGACTGCCGACAAGGCCGCCATCGAGGCGGAACTGCCCGAAGACCACAAGGCCTTCGTGAAGGGTATCTACGAGAAGTACGGCGTGCCGGCGGCGACGAAGCCCGGCATGCGCTCGCGGTTCCTGCGCTCCGACGAGGTCGCCGAGGCGCAGATCGCCGCCGTACTGGCCTCCGACGTCGACCTGTTCGCCTGCGGTATCGGCGCGCCGGCGGAGGCGGTCGCCCATGCGAAATCCGACGGCAAGACCACCCTCGCGTTGGTCGGCAGCGCCCGCCATGCCGAGGCCGCAATCCGCAACGGCGCGGAGATCATCGTGGCCCAGGGCTATGACGCCGGCGCCCATACCGGACAGATCGGCACCTTCTCGCTCATACCGCAGGTGGTCGACGCCTGTGGCGACATCCCCGTGCTGGCCGCCGGCGGCGTCGCCACGGGCCGCCATATCGCCGCATCCTACGCGCTCGGCGCACAGGGCGTCTGGCTCGGCACGGCCTGGCTGACCACCCACGAACATGCGCTGCAAGACGTCCTGGTCGGGAAGCTGCTCGCCGCGGGCAGCGACGACACCGTCATCAGCCGCGCCGATTCCGGCAAGACACTGCGCCAGATCCGCTCCGCCTGGTCAGAGGAATGGGCCGCGCCGGATGCCCCGGCGCCGCTGAAGATGCCCTATCAGGATATTCTGGTCGGCGATCTGCTGGGCGCCATCGACGAGCACGGCGTCGAGCCTCTGATGCACCACCCGGCCGGCCAGTCCATCGCCTACAGCCGGGAACGCAAGTCCGTGGCGAACGTGGTCGCCGAACTGGTCACAGAGGCCGAAGGAACGCTGACCCGCCTCTCCTGA